In Lautropia mirabilis, one DNA window encodes the following:
- the rpsU gene encoding 30S ribosomal protein S21, which translates to MPLVRVKENEPFDVALRRFKRTIEKTGLLTELRAREFYEKPTAERKRKKSAAVKRHHKRLRSQMLPKKKY; encoded by the coding sequence ATGCCACTGGTCCGAGTCAAGGAAAACGAGCCGTTTGATGTTGCCCTGCGGCGCTTCAAGCGAACCATCGAGAAGACCGGGCTGCTCACCGAGCTGCGTGCGCGTGAGTTCTATGAAAAACCGACTGCAGAACGCAAGCGGAAGAAATCGGCTGCCGTCAAGCGTCATCACAAGCGCCTGCGCAGCCAGATGCTGCCCAAGAAAAAATACTGA
- a CDS encoding GatB/YqeY domain-containing protein, protein MSTATDLKSRIDADMKAAMRAREKVRLGALRLLLAAIKQKEVDERTTLDDAQVLAIVEKLSKQRRDSIEQFEKAGRTELAEQERAELAVLDTYRPAQADDAQIQAVIEAAVAETGAAGMADMGKVMAIVKTRLAGQADLAAVSAKVRARLSA, encoded by the coding sequence ATGAGTACAGCCACTGATCTCAAGTCTCGTATAGACGCCGACATGAAGGCTGCCATGCGGGCGCGAGAAAAGGTGCGCCTGGGCGCCCTGCGCCTGTTGCTGGCTGCCATCAAGCAGAAGGAAGTCGACGAGCGCACCACGCTCGATGACGCCCAGGTGCTGGCCATCGTCGAGAAGCTCTCCAAGCAGCGACGGGACTCCATCGAGCAGTTCGAAAAGGCCGGTCGTACCGAACTGGCCGAGCAGGAGCGCGCCGAACTGGCCGTGCTCGACACCTATCGCCCGGCGCAGGCCGACGATGCCCAGATCCAGGCCGTCATCGAGGCTGCCGTGGCCGAGACCGGCGCTGCCGGCATGGCCGACATGGGCAAGGTCATGGCCATCGTCAAGACCCGGCTGGCCGGACAGGCCGATCTGGCTGCCGTCTCTGCCAAGGTGCGGGCGCGCCTGTCCGCCTGA
- the dnaG gene encoding DNA primase has product MIPQSFIQELLTRVDVVDVVGKAVKLRKAGANYQGLCPFHNEKTPSFSVSPTKQFYHCFGCGAHGSAISFLMEHHGLGFVEAVHELARDVGLTVPEDHSREGAEAARKASQQLALSQWLDQAARYYRSRLKETPAAISYLKERGVTGEIARHFGLGYAPAGWRNLEGVLPDYAAEDAVRAGLVIAGEDGKRYDRFRERIMFPIRNPRGQVIGFGGRVLGQGEPKYLNSPEGPLFSKGHELYGLFEAREGIRTSGRVLVVEGYMDVVMLHQHGCHYAVATLGTATTAMHLGKLLRLADRVVFSFDGDAAGRRAAWRALENALPLLSDTKQLDFLFLPPEHDPDSFVRAEGLEAFEACVRDALPLSSFLLKELAQRADITTPEGRARMQAELKPLVQQMPDIALRTQILVDMAGRLGLPTEELAAYCGLQMAHPVAHVREGGVRHGGRAAGGEARSMRPGASMMQGASLRDQAAPAEGRPWREASSGRWQEGRGARGQGGQNADRWQGGGNAASRRGNRPLQGGQGFDRPYQGGEPGAARMPGVARSRPTPPTLQQRICLLLAYYPALAQEPLEDESLLPQALLDWRNELATLPAGAHFASVLAEVRATDPRKADFIESLDQRDAGVMAAMDYDEARADYLGALDRMRLDQARREVVQVVSRGLDEPGGRTRYAELMATIQRLSQRGTG; this is encoded by the coding sequence TTGATCCCGCAATCCTTCATCCAGGAGCTGCTGACCCGCGTCGATGTCGTCGACGTGGTCGGCAAGGCCGTCAAGCTGCGCAAGGCGGGAGCCAACTACCAGGGACTGTGTCCTTTCCACAATGAAAAGACACCGTCCTTCTCCGTGTCGCCCACCAAGCAGTTCTACCACTGCTTCGGCTGCGGCGCGCATGGCTCGGCCATCAGCTTCCTGATGGAGCATCACGGCCTGGGTTTCGTCGAGGCCGTGCATGAGCTGGCCCGCGACGTGGGCCTCACCGTCCCCGAAGACCATAGCCGGGAAGGCGCCGAGGCCGCACGCAAGGCCAGCCAGCAGCTGGCGCTGTCGCAGTGGCTGGATCAGGCTGCCCGCTACTACCGCTCACGCCTGAAGGAAACCCCCGCTGCCATCTCCTACCTGAAGGAACGGGGCGTCACCGGCGAGATCGCTCGCCATTTCGGGCTGGGCTATGCGCCAGCGGGCTGGCGCAACCTGGAAGGCGTGCTGCCCGATTACGCCGCCGAGGACGCCGTGCGAGCCGGACTGGTGATTGCCGGTGAAGACGGCAAGCGCTACGACCGCTTCCGCGAGCGCATCATGTTCCCCATCCGGAATCCGCGCGGCCAGGTCATCGGCTTCGGAGGCCGGGTGCTGGGACAGGGAGAACCCAAGTACCTCAACTCGCCCGAGGGGCCGCTGTTCTCCAAGGGGCATGAGCTCTACGGCCTCTTCGAGGCGCGCGAGGGTATCCGCACCAGTGGTCGCGTGCTGGTGGTGGAGGGCTACATGGACGTGGTGATGCTGCACCAGCACGGCTGCCACTACGCCGTGGCCACGCTGGGCACTGCCACCACCGCCATGCACCTGGGCAAGCTGCTGCGCCTGGCCGATCGGGTCGTGTTTTCTTTCGATGGCGATGCCGCAGGGCGCCGCGCCGCGTGGCGGGCACTGGAGAATGCGCTGCCGCTGCTGTCCGATACCAAGCAGCTCGATTTCCTCTTCCTGCCGCCCGAGCACGACCCCGACAGCTTCGTGCGGGCCGAAGGACTGGAGGCCTTCGAGGCCTGCGTGCGCGATGCCTTGCCCCTGTCGTCCTTCCTGCTGAAGGAGCTGGCCCAGCGGGCAGACATCACCACGCCCGAAGGGCGCGCCCGCATGCAGGCCGAACTCAAGCCGCTGGTGCAGCAGATGCCCGACATCGCCCTGCGCACGCAGATCCTGGTGGACATGGCGGGGCGTCTGGGGCTGCCAACCGAAGAGCTGGCGGCCTACTGCGGCCTGCAGATGGCCCATCCGGTGGCCCATGTCCGGGAGGGCGGCGTGCGTCATGGGGGGCGGGCAGCGGGCGGTGAAGCCCGTTCCATGCGCCCCGGTGCGTCCATGATGCAAGGCGCTTCCCTGCGTGACCAGGCCGCTCCTGCTGAAGGGCGCCCCTGGCGCGAGGCATCATCCGGCCGCTGGCAGGAGGGGCGTGGTGCGCGGGGGCAGGGCGGGCAGAATGCTGACCGCTGGCAGGGGGGCGGCAATGCCGCTTCACGCCGGGGAAACCGCCCGTTGCAAGGCGGTCAAGGCTTCGACCGCCCCTATCAGGGGGGCGAGCCGGGGGCTGCGCGCATGCCGGGCGTGGCCCGTTCCCGGCCGACGCCGCCCACCCTGCAGCAGCGCATCTGCCTGCTGCTGGCCTATTACCCCGCGCTGGCCCAGGAACCTCTGGAAGATGAGAGCCTGCTGCCCCAGGCTCTGCTGGACTGGCGCAACGAGCTGGCGACCCTGCCGGCCGGGGCGCACTTTGCATCGGTACTGGCCGAGGTGCGCGCCACCGACCCCAGGAAAGCCGATTTCATCGAGTCGCTGGACCAGCGCGATGCCGGTGTGATGGCCGCCATGGATTACGACGAGGCGCGCGCCGACTATCTGGGGGCCCTGGACCGGATGCGGCTTGATCAGGCGCGTCGTGAGGTGGTGCAGGTGGTGAGCCGGGGTCTTGATGAACCGGGGGGGCGGACCCGATATGCAGAACTGATGGCGACGATTCAACGCCTATCCCAGCGGGGGACGGGCTGA
- the rpoD gene encoding RNA polymerase sigma factor RpoD: MRESNVAKDTAKSQEEAAKNATATAAAASDAADGTKPVKAARAGKSGEAEKPAKAKATKAKAEKSTKAEKGEKAEKPAKAKKADGAKKPAKKAAGKKKAAAKSSSSDLDDDDGFDDGGDYDMISTDDGDDADLDGDDDAVESDVPAAPTKGRGRDKRSKEKALIKEALASVKQGVTEEEMEARRSRLRQLIKLGKERGFLTYAEINDHLPEGLTEVEAIDQMIGTFSDMGISVYEQAPDTDSLLLNDRTVTSSDDDTEEEAEAALSSVDSEFGRTTDPVRMYMREMGSVELLTREGEIVIAKKIEEGLKDMMHAISACPTTIAEVLEQADKVRAAQLRVDEIVDGLLDPDADDEEMSFGPARSDGDDDDEASVAAMNNAKLEELKEEALSRFDSIGAAFEQMRQALETDGYKSPAYLAAQESVQRQLMSIRFTAKVVEKLCDMLRAQVDEVRTVERTILDICVNRVGMSREHFIKSFPGNETNLAWVENELAGNPPYADVLARSIPDIQDLQQKLIDLQVRVVLPLPDLKEINKRMAMGEMKARKAKREMTEANLRLVISIAKKYTNRGLQFLDLIQEGNVGLMKAVDKFEFRRGFKFSTYATWWIRQAITRSIADQARTIRIPVHMIETINKMNRISRQILQETGVEPDPATLAEKMDMPEDKIRKILKIAKEPISMETPIGDDDDSHLGDFIEDTTTLAPSDAALHDSMREVVKEVLDSLTPREAKVLRMRFGVEMSTDHTLEEVGKQFDVTRERIRQIEAKALRKLRHPSRADKLKSFLEGQ; the protein is encoded by the coding sequence ATGCGGGAATCCAACGTGGCAAAAGATACAGCAAAATCTCAGGAAGAAGCGGCCAAGAACGCGACCGCTACGGCAGCGGCCGCTTCCGACGCAGCCGACGGCACCAAACCCGTGAAGGCTGCCCGCGCGGGCAAGTCCGGCGAGGCCGAAAAGCCCGCCAAGGCCAAGGCGACCAAGGCCAAGGCCGAGAAATCGACGAAGGCAGAGAAGGGCGAGAAGGCCGAAAAGCCTGCCAAGGCCAAGAAGGCTGACGGCGCCAAGAAGCCGGCCAAGAAAGCCGCCGGCAAGAAGAAGGCGGCGGCCAAATCCTCTTCCAGCGACCTGGACGATGATGACGGTTTCGATGACGGCGGCGACTACGACATGATCTCCACCGACGACGGCGATGACGCCGATCTCGACGGAGACGACGACGCGGTCGAAAGCGATGTGCCTGCGGCTCCGACCAAGGGCAGGGGACGTGACAAGCGTTCCAAGGAAAAGGCCCTCATCAAGGAGGCGCTGGCCAGCGTCAAGCAGGGCGTGACCGAAGAGGAAATGGAAGCGCGCCGCAGCCGCCTGCGCCAGCTCATCAAGCTGGGCAAGGAGCGGGGCTTCCTCACCTACGCCGAGATCAACGACCACCTGCCCGAGGGACTGACCGAGGTCGAGGCCATCGACCAGATGATCGGCACCTTCAGCGACATGGGCATCTCGGTCTATGAACAGGCTCCCGATACCGACTCGCTGCTGCTCAACGACCGTACCGTCACCTCGTCCGACGACGACACCGAGGAAGAGGCCGAGGCCGCCCTGTCTTCCGTGGACTCCGAGTTCGGTCGCACCACCGACCCGGTGCGCATGTACATGCGCGAGATGGGCTCGGTCGAGCTGCTCACCCGCGAGGGCGAGATCGTCATTGCCAAGAAGATCGAGGAAGGTCTGAAGGACATGATGCATGCCATCTCGGCATGTCCGACGACCATTGCCGAGGTGCTGGAGCAGGCCGACAAGGTCCGCGCCGCCCAGCTGCGGGTCGACGAGATCGTCGACGGCCTGCTCGACCCGGATGCCGACGACGAGGAAATGTCCTTCGGTCCGGCGCGCTCGGATGGCGACGATGACGACGAGGCCTCCGTCGCGGCCATGAACAACGCCAAGCTCGAGGAGCTGAAGGAAGAGGCGCTGTCGCGCTTCGACAGCATCGGCGCCGCCTTCGAGCAGATGCGTCAGGCCCTGGAAACCGACGGCTACAAGTCGCCGGCCTACCTGGCTGCCCAGGAATCGGTGCAGCGACAGCTGATGTCCATCCGCTTCACGGCCAAGGTGGTCGAGAAGCTGTGCGACATGCTGCGTGCCCAGGTCGACGAGGTTCGCACCGTCGAGCGCACCATCCTCGACATCTGCGTCAACCGCGTCGGCATGTCGCGCGAGCACTTCATCAAGAGCTTCCCGGGCAACGAGACCAACCTGGCGTGGGTCGAGAATGAGCTGGCTGGCAACCCGCCGTATGCCGACGTGCTGGCTCGCAGCATCCCCGATATCCAGGATCTGCAGCAGAAGCTCATCGACCTGCAGGTGCGCGTGGTGCTGCCGCTGCCCGACCTGAAGGAAATCAACAAGCGCATGGCCATGGGCGAGATGAAGGCGCGCAAGGCCAAGCGCGAGATGACCGAGGCCAACCTGCGCCTGGTCATCTCCATCGCCAAGAAGTACACCAACCGGGGCTTGCAGTTCCTCGACCTCATCCAGGAAGGCAACGTCGGCCTGATGAAGGCCGTCGACAAGTTCGAGTTCCGGCGCGGCTTCAAGTTCTCCACCTACGCCACGTGGTGGATCCGGCAGGCCATCACCCGCTCCATCGCGGATCAGGCGCGCACCATCCGCATCCCGGTGCACATGATCGAGACCATCAACAAGATGAATCGCATCAGCCGCCAGATCCTGCAGGAAACCGGTGTCGAGCCTGACCCCGCCACCCTGGCCGAGAAGATGGACATGCCGGAGGACAAGATCCGCAAGATCCTCAAGATCGCCAAGGAGCCCATCTCCATGGAGACGCCGATCGGCGACGACGACGACTCCCACCTGGGCGACTTCATTGAGGACACCACCACGCTGGCGCCTTCCGACGCCGCGCTGCATGACTCCATGCGCGAGGTCGTCAAGGAAGTGCTGGACTCGCTCACCCCGCGTGAGGCCAAGGTGCTGCGCATGCGCTTCGGCGTCGAGATGAGCACCGACCACACGCTGGAAGAGGTCGGCAAGCAGTTCGACGTGACCCGTGAACGCATCCGCCAGATCGAGGCCAAGGCGCTGCGCAAGCTGCGCCACCCCAGCCGGGCCGACAAGCTCAAGAGCTTCCTCGAAGGCCAGTAA
- the pilV gene encoding type IV pilus modification protein PilV: MLNPVFSRTSRQEGSSLIEVLVAVIVLSIGMLSMLWAQTKSMGFERTAEFRNMAAQIASEYADRIRANLNVDKGVARGDRANAYLYTAGYDPTVNIPPYSGPDCLKGTVICTHYDIARFDQQEVRRQARNSLPGGDLFVIKNASGDAIDIWVLWKQPNVPGLDDDSLSSDRFCPRNVQGNNHRPQCLQLGVKL; encoded by the coding sequence ATGCTGAATCCTGTCTTCTCCCGCACCTCCCGCCAGGAGGGCTCCAGCCTGATCGAAGTGCTGGTGGCCGTCATCGTGCTGTCGATCGGCATGCTGTCCATGCTCTGGGCCCAGACCAAATCGATGGGTTTCGAGCGGACGGCCGAGTTTCGCAACATGGCCGCCCAGATTGCCAGCGAGTACGCGGATCGGATCCGTGCCAACCTCAATGTGGACAAGGGGGTGGCCCGCGGTGATCGGGCCAACGCCTATCTCTATACCGCCGGCTACGACCCCACCGTGAACATTCCTCCCTACAGTGGCCCCGACTGCCTGAAGGGAACGGTCATCTGCACGCACTACGACATTGCCCGCTTCGACCAGCAGGAAGTGCGCCGGCAGGCCCGCAACAGCTTGCCGGGTGGCGATCTGTTCGTGATCAAGAACGCCAGTGGTGATGCCATCGACATCTGGGTGCTGTGGAAGCAGCCCAATGTGCCTGGCCTGGACGACGATTCGCTGTCTTCCGACCGCTTCTGCCCGCGTAATGTGCAGGGCAACAACCATCGACCGCAATGCCTGCAGCTGGGAGTGAAGCTTTGA
- a CDS encoding PilW family protein translates to MNSTNGTMPRQPRPLAWHPPGGHARQQGFSMIEMLISVAIGLMVTATVLYTVSGSGISGRKQNVQSTIHDLGNLALVQLADHLRMTGFWLPSSEVMAEDISMNHDSPLFGCSGPFADPAADWNSLACGNGSQNGDNDSVALRFQVQPGGRNWDCLGNVVFSQKMHDASLTAAPLVASTPHGPQAHAISEEIEERLYIKTSGTASGNPGLFCRSNITPTDARIPREQILADNVEQMSIRYGVSGINPNALATNVAFDAPALSGRTSTYRDASQMTTGCQPGSIQPNAWCAVNAVRICLVIRSEDNVNDQVGTPYVDCNGVLRTVQDRRLRQAFTTTVAIRNKVGVAQ, encoded by the coding sequence TTGAACTCGACGAACGGCACCATGCCTCGGCAGCCCCGTCCGCTGGCCTGGCATCCGCCTGGTGGGCATGCCCGCCAGCAGGGCTTCTCGATGATCGAGATGCTCATCTCTGTCGCCATCGGCCTGATGGTGACAGCCACCGTCCTCTATACCGTCAGTGGTTCGGGCATTTCCGGGCGCAAGCAGAATGTGCAGTCCACCATCCATGACCTGGGCAACCTGGCGCTGGTTCAGCTGGCTGACCACCTGCGCATGACGGGCTTCTGGCTGCCATCCTCCGAAGTGATGGCCGAGGACATCTCGATGAACCACGACAGCCCGCTGTTTGGCTGCAGTGGGCCCTTCGCCGATCCGGCTGCTGACTGGAATTCGCTGGCCTGTGGCAATGGCAGTCAGAACGGCGACAATGATTCGGTGGCCCTGCGCTTTCAGGTGCAGCCTGGCGGGCGGAACTGGGACTGCCTGGGCAACGTGGTCTTCAGCCAGAAAATGCACGATGCCAGCCTGACGGCGGCTCCCCTGGTGGCCAGCACGCCGCATGGCCCGCAGGCACACGCCATCAGCGAGGAAATCGAGGAGCGACTTTACATCAAGACCTCCGGAACGGCCTCGGGTAACCCAGGGTTGTTCTGCCGCTCCAACATCACGCCCACTGATGCCCGAATCCCGCGTGAGCAGATTCTGGCCGACAACGTCGAGCAGATGAGCATCCGTTATGGCGTCTCGGGCATCAATCCCAACGCGCTTGCCACCAACGTGGCCTTCGACGCTCCGGCGCTGAGCGGCCGTACTTCCACCTATCGCGACGCTTCGCAGATGACCACTGGATGCCAGCCTGGCTCCATCCAGCCCAATGCCTGGTGTGCGGTGAACGCAGTGCGTATCTGCCTGGTGATACGCAGCGAGGACAACGTGAACGACCAGGTTGGCACGCCCTATGTGGATTGTAACGGCGTGTTGCGTACCGTGCAGGACCGCCGGCTGCGCCAAGCTTTTACCACCACGGTAGCCATCCGTAACAAGGTCGGGGTGGCCCAATGA
- a CDS encoding pilus assembly PilX family protein: protein MRHSSMQRQPMTSVAGWGRASTPQQGIVMVMTLILLTVMAVSTAVAVRLSLTTDMVGANLRARTLAFQAAEAALRYCEEKVIREFTTLPMLVNYQKDEEWADDAAWAGPAKLEVPREQLGLPDNIKKNPQCLFRYLTIDDWRKIAPPVPGTITAESRGFDADRFLFFRITVRGFSPGYQEYAARKANQSLTDYQSAKGAEVRLQSMVRAIR from the coding sequence ATGCGTCATTCCTCCATGCAGCGCCAACCAATGACATCGGTCGCCGGGTGGGGCAGGGCGTCCACCCCGCAGCAGGGTATCGTCATGGTGATGACGCTGATCCTGCTCACGGTGATGGCGGTGAGTACCGCCGTGGCGGTGCGGTTGTCGTTGACCACCGACATGGTGGGTGCCAACCTGCGTGCCCGTACGCTGGCCTTCCAGGCTGCGGAGGCTGCATTGCGCTACTGCGAAGAAAAGGTGATCCGTGAGTTCACTACCTTGCCCATGCTGGTGAACTACCAGAAGGATGAGGAGTGGGCGGATGATGCGGCCTGGGCTGGTCCGGCCAAGCTGGAAGTGCCGCGCGAACAGCTCGGATTGCCTGACAACATCAAGAAGAACCCCCAGTGCCTTTTCCGGTATCTGACCATCGACGACTGGCGTAAGATCGCTCCGCCCGTACCGGGCACCATCACTGCCGAGTCTCGCGGTTTCGATGCCGACAGGTTCCTGTTCTTCCGCATCACGGTCCGTGGCTTCAGCCCGGGCTATCAGGAATATGCTGCACGAAAGGCTAACCAGTCATTGACTGACTACCAGTCAGCCAAGGGAGCAGAAGTGCGGCTGCAATCGATGGTGAGAGCAATCAGATGA
- a CDS encoding type IV pilin protein: MDAPGDLSARCGRELGAGNLVHQVAFRGQQDAEDGGVQLPAVMPAARVYSTRTSAGVRGFTLIEIMIALAIVGILSAIAVPSYFSYIQRANRADAKATLMDATQFMQRFYSLHNSYRTQRDGRTQVALPTSLQRSPKNGAPLYDISVESDDNSYTLRAVPRKKTDPCGTLTLNSVGVRGNDTRAVTGTERLSAENCWR, from the coding sequence ATGGATGCGCCAGGTGATCTGTCGGCCCGCTGCGGCCGTGAGCTTGGCGCAGGAAATCTGGTGCACCAGGTGGCGTTCCGCGGACAGCAGGATGCTGAGGACGGTGGCGTGCAGCTTCCGGCCGTGATGCCGGCAGCCCGGGTCTACAGCACTCGCACCTCAGCTGGCGTGCGTGGCTTCACCCTCATCGAGATCATGATTGCACTGGCTATTGTCGGCATCCTGTCGGCCATTGCCGTGCCATCCTATTTCTCGTACATACAGCGAGCGAATCGGGCAGACGCCAAGGCCACGCTAATGGACGCCACCCAGTTCATGCAGCGTTTCTATTCCCTGCACAACTCCTATCGCACCCAACGTGATGGAAGGACACAGGTCGCACTGCCGACGTCGTTGCAGAGATCGCCCAAGAATGGTGCGCCGCTCTACGATATTTCCGTCGAGAGTGACGACAACAGCTATACGCTGCGTGCCGTACCCAGGAAGAAGACGGACCCCTGTGGCACGCTCACGCTTAACAGCGTGGGGGTTCGTGGTAACGATACCCGGGCGGTGACGGGTACTGAGCGGCTTTCGGCCGAGAACTGCTGGCGCTGA